The Leucoraja erinacea ecotype New England chromosome 22, Leri_hhj_1, whole genome shotgun sequence genome includes a region encoding these proteins:
- the cmasa gene encoding N-acylneuraminate cytidylyltransferase A has protein sequence MSSRWTGAEAGREPNIAALVLARGGSKGISLKNIKPLAGRPLLAWVLGAATDCRRFHSIWVSTDHDEIAKVAEKYGAQVHRRSAAASNDSSTSLDAIMEFLEVHKEIDVIGNIQCTSPCLKPSHLIEVIQMIKEKEFDSVFSVVRRHQFRWMEVAEGQVTQPVNLNPSKRPRRQDWPGELYENGSFYFATAALIKSGCLQGGRVAYYEMAPEYSVDIDVDIDWPIAEQRVKRYGYFGKMNKIRLLVCSRDLQIERECKDRSYTLSDMPEIKQMKDSSIRVKLIGGSDKQWDKEPKKETVEKLMKDMSISWENVAYFGNDESDLECLKKAYVGGASGDTASRVCDAADYICTSRGRIGNVEEFVDYVTLLTEKYRAENPGDDNASEGMNNKKHTHENTSPSNVACITVK, from the exons ATGTCTAGCCGGTGGACCGGGGCCGAGGCCGGGAGGGAACCGAACATCGCCGCGCTGGTGCTGGCCCGCGGCGGCAGCAAGGGCATCAGCCTGAAGAACATCAAGCCGCTCGCCGGCCGCCCGCTCCTCGCATGGGTGCTCGGCGCTGCCACCGACTGCCGCCGCTTCcacag CATATGGGTTTCAACTGACCACGATGAAATTGCGAAAGTAGCTGAAAAATATGGAGCTCAAGTACACCGTAGaagtgcagcagcatcaaatGATTCATCAACTTCTTTGGATGCTATTATGGAATTCCTTGAAGTGCACAAAG AGATTGATGTGATTGGTAATATACAGTGCACTTCCCCCTGTCTCAAACCATCTCACTTGATCGAAGTGATACAGATGATAAAAGAAAAGGAATTCGATTCTGTGTTTTCTGTTGTTCGACGTCATCAGTTTCGGTGGATGGAGGTAGCAGAAG GCCAGGTAACCCAACCTGTGAATTTAAATCCGTCTAAAAGACCGAGAAGACAAGATTGGCCAGGAGAGCTCTATGAAAATGGATCATTCTATTTTGCTACTGCAGCATTGATTAAGTCTGGATGTCTCCAG GGTGGTAGAGTGGCTTACTATGAGATGGCACCAGAGTACAGTGTGGATATTGATGTCGACATTGACTGGCCCATTGCTGAACAAAGAGTAAAAAG GTATGGTTATTTTGGCAAAATGAACAAAATACGCCTTCTGGTTTGTTCCCGGGACTTGCAGATAGAACGTGAATGCAAAGATCGAAGTTACACATTGTCAGATatgccagaaataaaacaaatgaagGACAGCAGCATTCGG GTAAAATTAATTGGAGGCTCTGATAAACAATGGGACAAAGAGCCAAAGAAAGAAACTGTGGAGAAATTGATGAAGGATATGAGCATCAGTTGGGAGAATGTGGCTTACTTTG GAAATGATGAGTCTGATCTGGAGTGCCTGAAGAAGGCTTATGTTGGAGGTGCCTCGGGTGACACAGCCTCTCGTGTTTGCGATGCAGCAGACTACATCTGCACCAGCAGAGGTCGAATCGGTAACGTGGAAGAGTTTGTTGACTACGTGACCCTGCTGACGGAAAAATACAGAGCTGAGAACCCAGGAGACGACAATGCGTCTGAAGGCATGAACAATAAGAAGCATACGCATGAAAACACAAGCCCATCCAATGTTGCCTGTATAACAGTCAAATAA